The genomic segment TAGAAACACATCATGAAAATAAACTAGACGCACCCTCTGCAACCGCTATAAAAACCGCTGAATTAATTAGCTCTGCGAGAACAAGCCAACCACGTGTTAAAAAAATTCATGAAACATTAACTGGCGCGCGTGGCGCGGTCAAAAATCAAGTTCCGATACATGCATTACGTCTGCCAGGATTTCTCGCCAAGCAAGACATACTATTTGGCCATCTTGGTGGAAATCTGGTTATCTCTCATGAAACGATAGACCGTAATGCCTATATGCCCGGCGTATTATTGGCTTGCAAAAAAGTGATATCGCTAAAAAAATTAGTTTATGGTTTAGAAAATTTTTTATAAAAAGTTACCTCTAAAATTTCATACGGAAAATCTACATGGTCGATTTCAAACAATTACATACTGAGCTTTTAAAGCAGTTAAGCCAAAATCATTTGTGTGTTAATGAAATAATTAGCAAAAAATTAGTCGAGTATGTGTTGCTGTTGCATAAATGGAATCAAATACATAATTTAACCAGCATCCGCGACCCTTTACAGATGCTCACTAAACATATTATCGATAGTCTCGTTATTAGCCCGTATTTACAAGGTCCAAACATTTTGGATGTCGGTACTGGCGCGGGTTTACCGGGACTTCCTTTAGCACTTACACTTCCTCAGTATCATTTTGCATTACTAGACAGTAACGGAAAAAAAACTCGTTTCTTAACACATGTCATACAGACCTTAATGATTAACAATGTAGATATTATTTCTTCTCGAGTGGAAAAATATTATCCGGAAAATTGTTTTAATAGCATAGTCAGTCGCGCCTTTAGTCAGCTTAATGAATTTTTGCATAAAACTAAACATTTATGCTGCAAAAATGGAATTTTTTTAGCGATGAAAGGACAATACCCTGTTGAAGAGATCGAAACACTTGATACCGATTTCAAACTGATTGACACCAAAGCCTTACAGATTTCAGGTCTTGATGAAAAAAGACATCTATTGATCATTGATTTAACTAATTGATAAATAAAAATTTCTTTATGTTTTTTTATTTATTTCTTGTTAGTTAAGAAAAGATTAATTATTCTATCTTACAATTATTAATCCAATAAAGTTAATTACCTTCGACAAGGATAATAAAATGCCAAGCCGTGCCCCTGAAACTATGCCTTTACTTCCTGCACAACATTCTAATAGTTTTATTCAAAAGCTAATTTATCCCTTAAAAAAATTCTGGGAAAATTTAACCGCTAAATCATTCGGTATAGCTGTAACATCCGCAGTCAGTGTAGTTACTTATTATAATCCAGCTTATCAAGCAGGCGCTTCAGTTGCTGACGGATTAAAAGAAATTACTGCCGCAAGTGGAATTGGAACCAACTTCCTTTTTAATATACAAGCTTACCGAGAGCTTTTAGAACAGTGTCCTAGACTTCTTAAAACGCCTGCGCAACTTTCAGCAGCAATCTTTTTTTCTATTATGTGTGTAGCACCTAATATATTTATGAATATAGTCGACGAAGAGGGAAACTATGTTGATGCACCGTTAATGACATTACAGATAGTTTCTGCGTTACTTAACGTCGGCGTCAATGTGGTAGGATCCATGGAATTAATTAATGGAATTAGCGCCCTATTCAAAAATCAAACCGATTTACAAAAAGAAAAATTCATCGAAGAAATTAATCTTGCATTTGAACAGTTTACTCGCAAACACTGTGATTTAGATCCAACTGAACCATTAAATCTGGACACCCAGGGGCAGCTAATTTCTCTTCTTACCGCCAATAACGATTTAAGTTTGCGTGAAAAAATCAGCTATTATTCGCTTAATACCGGTCTTGGCTTGTTCAGCATCCCACAATTTAGCGCATATTTATTAATCAGTTATTTTGGTATGCGTGACTTATCTGAAAAAAAATTTGGGGGTAGTCACACAATCGGTATGTTCTTGGGTTTTATAGCTGCCATTGGTAATGGGATACCTGGCGCAGGATTTACTATTAAAGGAGTTCTTTCCTCTAGTAAAAAATTGATGTCTATGGAAAAACCTTCTTTACTAGCCATATTTTTTGCGCTGCCGGCATTATTCTCCGGGTTTACTACACATAAAGCCATGGCAGATAGTTTAAAAGAATTAGGCTATTCAGGAAACATAGCTGAAGCATTGAAATGGATAGCCAATCTAGGTGCGGCGTTAATCTATAATTTACCGCAAATGCTCGCTTTAGCGGATAACTTGAATACCGCCGAGGGTAGTAACCAACTCACTGACTTAAAGAAAAATCTTGAAGACCAAATTAAAAATTTAGATTCTTCTAATTTGCAAGATTTTAGAAGTGGATTACGCGGTAATGTGAGTGTTTTTTTTAGAACATATGTTGCTGAAAATATGAATTTGGATGATTATCCACATTCATATGCTAACATCAATAGCTCTAGCGTATAAAAACTTAGGCAACGAAAGATTGTTAGCTAATGGAACTAGCTGAATAAGTTATAAACTGTTAGAATTCTGCCGCTTTAAGTCTAAGCGCCCGTAGCTCAGCTGGATAGAGTACCAGGCTTCGAACCTGGGTGTCGGGGGTTCGAGTCCCTCCGGGCGCACCAATAATTATTTTTACCGGGACGGGTTGCTGTCGGTTTTCAGCTCAAAGACTACATCAACTTGATCTTTAAAATGGATAGTTTGTTGTTGGTAAGTTTGATCTGGCTTAGCTGTTAAAGCATTTTCTGCTCGTAAAAACATAACCGGTACTGGCATAGGTTGGTCATTATCTCCCTGATAATGAATACTATAAATAGGCCCAAGTTTAACCATAAAACCGTCGGCCAATGAATTTGCTTGCACAATGGCGGTCTGAATGGCTTTTTTACGCACTTGCTCACGATAGTTATTTAGATTGGCGACACCTAATTTTATAGCACGAATCTCATTCAATCCCATCTTTAATGCGCCATCTAATAGCTCATTAAGCTTATCTATCTGACGTACTGTTATTTGCACCTGACGCACTGCACGATAGCCTTTCAGCACTGCTGCACTTTTCTGATAATCATATTCTGGTTGTGTACTTAAATTAGCCGCATTAATATCTTTCTGCTGAATACCGTTTTTACGTAAAAAATCAAAATAGTGTGTGACTCTTTTATCCACCTGTCTTTTAGCTTCAGTGGCCTCTTTAGCTGAGTAGCTCACTTCAATCGTGATAGTTGCATTATCTGGCTTTACATCAATACTGGCAATGCCTGTCGTGCTAAGATGTGGGCCTGATAGTATTTCGTCAGCATAAATAGGCAACGCCAAAGTGCACATTGTTAATCCTATGATTATGGCTAAAGTCAATGTTTTCAACTTCATATTGCCTCCGGATATCTAGTAATGAGACTGATATTTTAAAAAAGTTTAGAAATTACTATGGATGATAGCAACGAAGTCAACCAGTTAAAAGCTTCTAAACTAATTTAGGACAAGGATGCTGCTTTCTATCTTATATAGGCTTTCAAATAGCTGCAATATAGAAATTGGATTAAGGCATTACTAAGGAGACTTAGTGGATGTTTCTTCCTCTGCAAAGGGACAAAAAATACAGGAAAAATACTACTCTTTTAATTGGAAATTTAACTAGATAGCAATTCGTTGCATAGCTAAAAATGAAGCTAAAACCATTTCCATTACAACCTAATTTATAAAATTCATAAAGATGAGATAAACATTTCTTTAACGTTAATATTTTAGATACTCATTCTTCTGTGACTCATAGTTGTACCGCTAAGACTACCGTTATCTTCTTTAGTGTCCATCTGTGATTTTTTAGAGGAAAAAAACCTAAGATCTTGAGTTTTTGCAACCTTAATTGAGATTAAATTTGCAATACTTTGGCTTTGCCTCAACTCAGCAGGGTTGTAAGGGATCGGGACGCGCAATTTGTCCTGACTAATTACAATATTTTGTATCTGCAGTTCTCGCACTTGAGAATTTTTGCTTAGCAAGGTGTTAGGGAAAGGTTGCCTTAAACAATCATTTTCAGAAATTTGACTATCTATTTTATAAATCGCATCCTTTAAATTTTCCAATTTTAGGTGTATCTCTTTTTCGTTAATCTCCACTCGATTTTTTTTATTTTTGCTAGTTATTCCGGTTTTTATACATGCATTTTTTTTTATTTCCAGATAGTTGCAAAATTGAGATAAATTATCGGAAGCATGATTACAGCTATCTTTAAACTCACTTTTTCTAAAATTTATCGGTAAAGTCCATATTTTATAAAATT from the Rickettsiella endosymbiont of Aleochara curtula genome contains:
- a CDS encoding oxidative stress defense protein, which translates into the protein MKLKTLTLAIIIGLTMCTLALPIYADEILSGPHLSTTGIASIDVKPDNATITIEVSYSAKEATEAKRQVDKRVTHYFDFLRKNGIQQKDINAANLSTQPEYDYQKSAAVLKGYRAVRQVQITVRQIDKLNELLDGALKMGLNEIRAIKLGVANLNNYREQVRKKAIQTAIVQANSLADGFMVKLGPIYSIHYQGDNDQPMPVPVMFLRAENALTAKPDQTYQQQTIHFKDQVDVVFELKTDSNPSR
- the rsmG gene encoding 16S rRNA (guanine(527)-N(7))-methyltransferase RsmG; translated protein: MVDFKQLHTELLKQLSQNHLCVNEIISKKLVEYVLLLHKWNQIHNLTSIRDPLQMLTKHIIDSLVISPYLQGPNILDVGTGAGLPGLPLALTLPQYHFALLDSNGKKTRFLTHVIQTLMINNVDIISSRVEKYYPENCFNSIVSRAFSQLNEFLHKTKHLCCKNGIFLAMKGQYPVEEIETLDTDFKLIDTKALQISGLDEKRHLLIIDLTN